In Leptolyngbya sp. SIO1E4, one DNA window encodes the following:
- the rpsK gene encoding 30S ribosomal protein S11 — protein MAKPTRKSGGRKTKKNVPSGVAHIQSTFNNTIVTITDTNGETVSWSSAGASGFKGAKKGTPFAAQTAADSAARRAMDQGMRQIEVMVSGPGAGRETAIRALQGAGLEITLIRDVTPIPHNGCRPPKRRRV, from the coding sequence ATGGCTAAACCAACTAGAAAGTCAGGCGGGCGTAAAACAAAGAAGAATGTGCCGAGTGGCGTGGCTCATATTCAGTCTACGTTCAACAACACGATTGTGACCATCACTGATACGAATGGTGAAACCGTTTCTTGGTCTTCTGCAGGAGCCAGCGGCTTCAAAGGAGCTAAGAAAGGAACTCCATTTGCAGCTCAAACGGCTGCGGATAGCGCTGCGCGCCGAGCGATGGATCAGGGGATGCGCCAGATTGAAGTCATGGTCAGTGGGCCTGGAGCAGGTAGGGAAACAGCCATTCGAGCTCTGCAGGGAGCAGGATTGGAAATTACGTTGATTCGTGACGTGACGCCCATTCCTCACAACGGATGTCGTCCGCCTAAGCGGCGACGGGTTTAG
- the rpsM gene encoding 30S ribosomal protein S13, with protein MARIAGVDLPRDKRVEIGLTYIYGIGLSRSQAILQKTGVNPDTRVRELSDSDVAKLRDSVENDYQIEGDLRRWEGMNIKRLMDIGCYRGRRHRAGLPVRGQRTRTNGRTRRGGRRTVAGKKKAPKK; from the coding sequence GTGGCACGGATTGCTGGCGTTGACCTGCCAAGGGATAAGCGGGTTGAAATTGGTCTAACTTATATCTATGGTATTGGGCTGAGCCGCTCCCAAGCGATTCTTCAGAAAACGGGTGTTAATCCAGACACTCGGGTTCGAGAGCTGAGTGATTCAGACGTCGCTAAGTTGCGGGATTCAGTTGAAAACGATTATCAGATCGAGGGTGATCTGCGTCGTTGGGAAGGTATGAATATCAAGCGCCTGATGGACATCGGGTGCTATCGGGGTCGCCGCCATCGGGCAGGGTTGCCTGTTAGAGGGCAGCGCACTCGTACCAACGGTCGTACTCGTCGAGGTGGACGACGTACCGTCGCAGGCAAGAAGAAAGCACCTAAGAAGTAA
- the rpmJ gene encoding 50S ribosomal protein L36 → MKVRASVRKMCDKCRVIRRKGRVMVICSNPKHKQRQG, encoded by the coding sequence ATGAAAGTCCGCGCATCCGTCCGGAAAATGTGCGATAAATGTCGCGTTATCCGCCGTAAAGGGCGGGTAATGGTGATTTGTTCGAACCCCAAGCATAAGCAACGACAAGGATAA
- the psb27 gene encoding photosystem II protein Psb27 — MRQLLTRLFSLVLVVVIGLAGCSNAGVSGQMTGDYRQDTLTVIDSLRTAINLPNDAPDKAMEEANARNLINDFASRYRRDSTVTNLSSFTTIRTALNALAGHYSSYPNRPVPDKLKQRLEQEFRQVEAALKRGS; from the coding sequence ATGAGACAGCTATTAACTCGCTTATTTTCTTTAGTGTTGGTTGTTGTGATCGGTCTTGCAGGTTGCAGCAATGCCGGCGTCAGTGGCCAAATGACCGGTGACTATCGCCAAGACACGCTTACCGTTATCGATAGCTTAAGAACAGCTATCAATCTTCCAAACGATGCGCCTGACAAGGCTATGGAAGAAGCGAATGCTCGCAATTTAATCAATGACTTCGCCTCTCGCTACCGTCGAGACAGCACCGTTACTAACCTGAGTTCCTTTACAACTATCCGCACGGCATTAAATGCTTTGGCAGGTCACTACAGCTCTTACCCAAATCGACCTGTTCCAGACAAACTGAAGCAGCGCTTAGAGCAAGAGTTTAGGCAGGTTGAGGCCGCCCTTAAGCGAGGCAGTTAA
- a CDS encoding gamma-glutamylcyclotransferase, with protein MTSHTRAQLDSEKRSFYYFAYGSCMCPVDLKRSLGESTHHYVVGPATLPGYRLGFFRRSERRNCGVLDVVKDPNHSVEGVLYRLPHRLSGLLDQREVGYRHESVTVSCQGKGYRRTRTYTVKDKLTQEIAPNDWYFNVVLRGAYTCGLPEQYCWKLFHHMHYLQRTQLADAYPETA; from the coding sequence ATGACGTCTCATACGCGCGCTCAACTCGACTCGGAAAAACGAAGTTTCTATTATTTTGCTTATGGGTCTTGCATGTGCCCAGTAGACCTGAAGCGATCGCTGGGGGAAAGCACGCATCATTATGTCGTTGGGCCAGCGACGTTGCCAGGCTATCGTTTAGGCTTTTTTCGACGATCTGAGCGCCGCAATTGTGGCGTGCTGGATGTGGTCAAAGATCCGAATCACTCTGTGGAAGGGGTGCTGTATCGCCTGCCCCATCGTCTGAGTGGTTTGTTAGATCAGCGGGAAGTTGGCTATCGCCATGAATCTGTTACAGTATCTTGCCAAGGTAAGGGATACAGGCGGACTCGCACCTACACCGTGAAAGACAAGCTGACTCAAGAAATTGCCCCGAATGACTGGTACTTCAATGTGGTGCTGCGGGGGGCGTATACCTGTGGTTTGCCCGAACAATATTGCTGGAAGTTGTTTCACCACATGCACTACTTGCAGCGCACACAATTAGCTGACGCTTACCCTGAAACGGCTTAG